CGGTGCTTCTGCGTCAGGCCCTGCTCTCCAGCGTCGCCGTGCATCCGCGCCAGGCCCTGCTGTCCCTCGCCGCCATGTGCCTGTGTCGGGCCCTGCTCTCCGCAGGCGCCGCTGTGCTTCCGCGCCGGGTCCAGCTCTCCGCAGCAGCGGCCGTGCTTCCGCGCCGGGCCCAGCTCTCCGCAGCCGCGGCCGTGCTTCCGCGCCAGGCCCAGCTCTCCGCAGCCGTCGCCGTGCTTCCGCGCCGGGCCCAGCTCTTCGCAGCCACGCATCTGCGCCGCGTCCTGCTTACCGCAACCGTGCAGCTGCTCCGGGTCCTGCTTACCGCAACCGTGCTTCCAGTCGCCGTGCATCTGGGCGGTGCCCTGCTCTCAATCACCACGCCAGCCCACCAGGCCCTGCTCTCCGCAGCCGTGCATCAGGGTCAGGCCCTGCCCTCCGAAGCGGAGCCAACCCGATAGGCCCTGCCCTCCGCAATGGCTGCCCGATTTCGGGCTTTGTCCTCCGGAGCCGCACCATCGAAAGGTCATCCCCTAGAAGCCGCGCCTCTCTACCTGTGCCTACTAGCCTGAGTCCTTCTTCCCCTGGGGTAGCCTTACGAAGGCTGGTCTGCCAGAGCAGCTCACGCTCTCCTAATCCTGAGGTCCCAAGCGTTGATGCCCAGCCCCGTTGGCATGCAGTCCGTATGCGTGCCTCATCTCCCTCACCTCCTGGTAggctctttcctttctctgaacaGCTGTGTGGTGAaagctcctcctcttcctcttctgacTCCTCCTCTGGGTCGCCTGGCCAgagcccctcctcttcctcctcctcctcttcttcctcttcttcctactCTTCCTCCGCTAATTTTTCTGGCCAGAGCACCTCTTCCCCTAAGTTTAGTGGTTTGGGCTCCATCTCCACTCCTAGTCCTGCGAGCCTGAGGCGTGCTTTGCTGCCAGAGCTTGATGCCCTGAGCCCTCTCTCTCCAGGAGAGGAGGCTGAAACAGGGAGCATGCCTTCCTCCCCTATACCTCCAGAGGTGTGACAA
This region of Meles meles chromosome X, mMelMel3.1 paternal haplotype, whole genome shotgun sequence genomic DNA includes:
- the LOC123934626 gene encoding EZH inhibitory protein, which encodes MATPSSDKKAQKQPQGEVPVGSKNEVSSDPGDAHGVSNLDPGASVPSVSSGLSPSGGGAPHSGTAGSSASALAAVGAISINGKGPGLPSTAGVQARERADLQGSCSPHAELRCVVPGAGQGLQASHAGGVGAVVQAMRGVGQASGPPTRPASLGKGRGRKQLGRKEAAQAQKPPGRRCLFPGLLAPQCPVPSPPSSPGSQPSGHRRSRASPWGQAAQPGPALRSQARAPRPALRSQAARPGRALSSRATPLVAAFGGHASGSVSALRSRTSAPGPSRRRGVPAPGPAHRLGASASGPALQRRRASAPGPAVPRRHVPVSGPALRRRRCASAPGPALRSSGRASAPGPALRSRGRASAPGPALRSRRRASAPGPALRSHASAPRPAYRNRAAAPGPAYRNRASSRRASGRCPALNHHASPPGPALRSRASGSGPALRSGANPIGPALRNGCPISGFVLRSRTIERSSPRSRASLPVPTSLSPSSPGVALRRLVCQSSSRSPNPEVPSVDAQPRWHAVRMRASSPSPPGRLFPFSEQLCGESSSSSSSDSSSGSPGQSPSSSSSSSSSSSSYSSSANFSGQSTSSPKFSGLGSISTPSPASLRRALLPELDALSPLSPGEEAETGSMPSSPIPPEV